The segment GCACCAGAACTTTGGAGGATCCACTCCACAATATCAAATATGTATTATCTTTTCTGTTATTTCTTGTGAGACTTACGGACGGAGCAGCAGACATATTACACAAAATTAATGGAAACTTTTCCCCTCTCGGGGAACGctaataaaacactgaaccacaacttacaaatacaaacagaGCACGATAGAATAGAAAGACTCAAAGTGATgacacatttaatgtttttatataagcttGGACAAGTCGTTTAAGTGCCCTTTGTTTCCAGGATCATTAGATCATggaggaaaaccaatgacttggcagagctTAAGTCTCCAATTATCTCAAACGTCCTTATCAACACATGGATAGACGTGATGATCTCCCTTTTCCCaaggaacgtctgtaacttataaaataagataaggcTACAAGAACACCGTATTACACACTGACCGTATGAAACAATGAAGGCTTCTACGTCATctacctaccccccccccttttttttcacatttttccATGATATAGGATCGTTATTTAAACTtgtattttataaattgcactttgtgtgtatgtgagtgtgtgtgatggcgtgctttattattatttgtgtttACCCGGTGGCGCCAGATTGGTCAAACTGTTCAGCACGTTCTGCCCCAGCGCCCCCTGGTGTCAAGGCTAAGCTGTCAAAACGACCAGGTCCATGTAATCGCCCTGCTGTTTATTTGCTCATCACCCAAGcgtgagggggggggagagggaagCGCGCGCGGGGAAGGGGGAAAAATACATTACccagttaccccccccccacacacacacacacctatcgTAACTGACCACATTCCGATTTAACGGAGCTTGAATATGTTTAATAAGGATGCAGATGTGAGCTcgctttttaatttatataaagttGTTCAATTATTCTTACGCTACCAATCATCGAGATGTTAATTATAAATTGCAGACGTGTCTtcagccaaataaaaaaaaaaggtgatgatCATGACGTCATACGAGTATCGATGTGTTAATCTCTTCGTGCATGTTATCCGGATAATTACACTCTACTAAGCCATTGCCTCGTTGGATGACCCAGACAACACGTTGTATTCTATATTGACACCAGGGAAGAATTTGTCCCAGcacatggaataagaaatgtgcctttatcttggCCTGAGTATTTTACTaggccttgttttttttttttttttttttttttgtattttgtaagttaCGGCTCAgtgtttttatgtattattggtACTTACAGAGGTCGACCACCACGGACCGAATTCCACTATCAAAGCCTTGATTTTCTGAGGACACATGTCATTATAGAGTtcagccacagaaacaaatacgCAGATCTATAGGTGTACGCGCAATCCATATTTAAATTGATCAATTCAAGACTAGATTATCACAAAGATTTGTctagggcgtaattatctttttttcttttaaaaaaccaTGGAATCAAGGAGacaaaccaatgacttggcagagttttaGTCTTCAATTATCTCTAACGACTTGATCAACACattgatatcttatcttatcttatataatacagacgttagttcaaagaagaagatgattacgtcctacgcgtcatgcatttagtcatgcatattaaccaacgacttaaattctgccaagtcactggttttcctggctagctcaggcaacccattccatgctctaatagcactagggaaaaaggagtatttgtaaaaaattttcctagcatatgggacgaggaatgtctttcagagtattttattaaattttgtttttgtatttgaagattatggttcagtgttttatgtataattgctactttacttttgagtcttctgtcctgaaggttttctaaatttagtgattttactaatggtgttactctagtcaaatgtgaatattcctttgttatgaatctcactgctctattttgtgtttgttccagtttcttaatgttttcttgagttgagggaccccaaacggaggatgtatattctattattggcctaaccaagtttaaataacattttagttttatgttcttatttgatttatagaaatttcttttaataaatcctaatgcttttgttACGATGGACactcaaatataaatacacttgACATAAGAACAATCTCAGGTTAACGTAAACAAGTTTAATCAGCCATCTTGATTACTAGAGTAGTTTCCCCTGTGCATGGGCACAACTCTTCATACAATATCACATCCCATCAACATCCCTtctcctccccaaaaaaaaaattaaaaaaaaaaggaaagttgaaaaaaaaaatataatgaaaaaaataattatacaatcACATTGACAAAACTATTTACAACCGTAAAtatgtttcaaattaaaaaactaCAATCAGATCAACAAAACTATTTCCAACAGTTCACATATACAGTTTTTAAACATAGTCTCCATATCTTGATGGTTTCTGGAGAGTGGCCCTAGGTCGCAGAGAGTACCGGTGAGTGTTTTCGGCGTTGGGCGGACTGTTACTACACTCATTCTCtgcgtctgggaaaatgtcaGTACAATTACTTTCTCTATCTGGATAAAAGTCTATGTTGTTAGTGGTGTCAGGTCTTAGGTGccttctgtttctttggtacttAAAACCATTTTCACCTTCTACAATATAGGCACGTTCGTTCACTTTCCGACATACTCTGCCTTGTCTCCAGGTAGTATCGTTTGGCGATTGATAGAAGACTTTCTGTCCGACGTTTATAAGCTTCATGTCACGAGCTGTTTGGTTGTAGTGTTTTCTAACACTTTGCTGTCGCTTCTCCCGTTTGGCCGCGGCTTCTTGTTGTGACATTCTTGCAGGATGCTCTCTTCTTGGCAATAGCGTTCTTGTTACCCTTCCAAAGAGCATCTGAGCCGGACTTAAGTTGGTATCTTGCCTGGgtgtatttctaaactctaataggGCTTCATAGGCATCTGATTTACTTTCTTTGGATTTTTTCATCAgattctttaatattttcactGCTGCCTCTGCCTTGCCGTTTGACTGATGGTGTCCTGGTGAAGATTTTAAATGGTGGACACCCCATGCTGCCATAAATGCGGTGAATTCAGCAGATGAAAACTGAGGTCCAAAATCACTGATGCACACTTTGGGGACTCCATATCTGGCAAAcaaattttttagttttcttataacaacttgacttgttGTTGTGTGCAAATGTTCTACTTCAATAAAATTTGAATAGTAGTCAACTATGGCAAGGTATTGTTGGTCAAATATTTGGAACAAATCTATTCCAACTTTGTCCCAGGGATTTGAACCCTCATTATGCTGTATTAAGCTTTCTTTCTGGTTTGCAGGTTTACTTTGCTGACAAGGTTGGCATGCATTGgctatttcttttattcttgcCGCTATTCCCGGCCAGAAAACTGCGTCCCTTGCTCTTCTCATCATGGCATCATACCCTAAATGTGCTGCATGTAGTTTGGTTTCAACTTCTTTTCTTAATGCTCTTGGGATAAttattctctcccctttcaTTAGAAGGCCATCCTCATAGGTCAGTACATCTGCAAGTGACCAATATTGTTTGAGTTCTGGTACAATATGATGTTTGTCTGGCCAACCGTTCAGTATGTACTGTTTCAACATCTGCATCTCATTGTCTATTTTGACTGCATCTTTAACTTTATCTAACATTATATCTGGGAGGGCCAGTCCTACAGTGTTGATAGAAGTGTCAGGAAAATCTTCCTGTTCTGGCAAAGGGTCTCTGCTTAGCGTGTCAGCAATCTGTAGTCTGTTTCCTTTGGTATACTGGTACTGAACATCGTATCGGTACAAGCGCATCATTAAGCTTTGAAGCCTTTTAGGTGCACAACTGAGGGGTTTATTGAGTATATTTTCCAAAGGTTTATGATCattctgtattattattgttctgCCGTACGTGTACTGGTCAAATTTTTCTAGAGCTACTACTACAGCCAAGAGTTCCTTTTCGATTTGAGCCCACTTTTTCTGAGGCTCTGTGAGTGATCTTGATGTGTATGCTATGGGTTTGTCATCTTGTAGTAGTACAGCTCCTAGGCCATTTTGACTGCTGTCCGCCTGAATAGTTACTTTCTTCTCCGGGTCGAAATAACTTAGGGTTCCATGATTGGATATCTTCTGTTTGACACTATTAAATGCTTTCTCGCAGTCATTCGACCACACAAATAGCTTGTGTTTCTTAGTCAGTTCTGTTATTGGTTGTAGGTCTGCTGAAAGACCTGGGATGAATCTTGATAGATATTGTATCATTCCACAAAATCTACGAACCGATGTAATGTCTTCAGGGGTTTTTAGATTTGTTATGGCTCTCACCTTGTTTgggtctggttttattcctgACTGGGAAATAATGTGTCCCAGAAACACAATTTCTGACTTTCGGAATGctgatttcttttcatttagtcTGATGTTCTTTTCCTTTAGCCTATTGAGTAATTTTGATAGGTTTTCCTCATGATTTTTGCGAGCCTCTTCTACTGTGTCCCCCTTTCCAATTACCATTATATCATCCACCACGTTAAAACATCCTGTTAGTCCCTCCAACGCATCATTCAAATGTCTTTGAAAGACTTCCGAGCTTactttgagaccaaaaggaagtctattccatttgtatctaccGAATGGGGTCGCCATTGCAGTGAGACCTGATGAGTCCGGGTCTAGTTTGATATGCCAAAAAGCTTCTTGAATATCGACTTTGCTAAATATCTTGGCGTTACCCATTTCAGCCAAAATGTCTTCTAGTGTTGTTAGGTTGTAGTGCTCCCTCAGTAGTGCCTTGTTCAAGGGTTGAGGATCAATGCAGATTCTGATACTGCCATCTGATTTCTCTACCAATGCCATTTGACTAACCCACTCTGTGGGCTCAGTTATTCTTTCCAGAATTCCTCGTTGAACTAATGAGTTTAGTTGGGCTCTGACTTTCTCTTTTAATGCTATAGGAATTCTTCTACATGGTAGGACTTTGGGCTTCACTGTTTTGTCTATTTTCAATGTAGCCACGCCCAAGTCACCGAGTGTGTCAATGTTTTGATGTTTGTTCCCTGTGGCTTCCACTTTGGCAATAAATCGGTCTTCATTAATGTGAATGAGTTCCATCTTCCTCAGTGTTGATAATCCTAGCAGGCATGTTAGATCATTTGGTACTACCACATACTCAACATTGAATTTCTCATTGGTCTTTAGATTGGTGGTTACCAAGGTAGCTTTTCCTTTTGGCTCCATTACCGTCTTATTCCACATTGTTAATCTCTGGGACGTCGGTACTATCTGGTCTGGGCACACATATTTTTCGTTTATGGTATTGACGTCGGCGGCACTGTCCACTTGGAATCTGACTCTTTGGTTGTTGATCATCATGACGGCAGTCATCCTATGCTTTTTGGGGCCATTCATTGCCATCACCCATTCAGTTTGGAGTGTAACTTCATCTTCTTCTGTGTCTGAGTCTATGTTGCTCCGTGTCTTTGATTGCGTAATgctgtatattttctttttgcagacTGAGGCGAAATGATTCCTGCCTCCACAAATGTGACATGATTTTCCCCAGGCCGGACATTTTTCCTTTATGTATTCATGGTCGCCCTTGCAAAATTtacaagttttactttgtcttggcCCCTTGTCACTCTGTTGATATTCCTTTCTGTATTTTGGACCTGACTTAGATGTTGAAATTCTTTCAATTGTTGGTTTGTCCAAAGGTTCGTTTCTTCCTTCTCTGATATCTTTCATTTGCCTTTGTGATCTTTCATATATCCTACACACATCTATGCATTTCTGTAGGGTTAGTTTATCATCTTGCAACAGTTTCATCTTTAAGTGTTCACTTCTGACCCCTAAGATAATTCGGTCTCTAATCAGACTCTCTTCTAGTTTATCAAAGTTGCAGCTGCTTGCCAGTTTCTTCAGGGCAGTTATGTACGAGTCAATGTTCTCGTCCTCTTCTTGTCTTCTCGTATTGAAGACATATCTCTCATATGTTTCGTTAGTTCTCCCAACATAGAACTCttcaaaactctttaaaatttcatttatttttgtctccTGCCCTTTTCCAAATGAATCAAACACGTCTGCTGCCTCACTTCCAATTATGGTCATTAGAGTTGCTACACGTATATCTTCTGTCTCTGTTGTGAGTTTCGTGGCCTTTTCATAGTTATCCCAGTCTCTTCTGAATCTTTTCCAATTGGCCGCCATATTGCCTGTTTGCAATAGCGGTTGCGGTACTGGGAAATATCTGTTAGCAGTTGCCATTTTAGCTACTGATTTCTTATATTTTCCTCAAGTTACTCTAGGTTATCGTTTACCTTTATTTGATGTGTaaaccgctgccaccatgttacgATGGACactcaaatataaatacacttgACATAAGAACAATCTCAGGTTAACGTAAACAAGTTTAATCAGCCATCTTGATTACTAGAGTAGTTTCCCCTGTGCATGGGCACAACTCTTCATACAATATCACATCCCATCAAcagctttgtttgatttttttgtagtttcatcaatatgtggattccatgacagtttttcatttattataacacctaggtattttgcgtttttagtctgtgttactggtttgccatgaataagataagtggaattaatttgttttagtttttttgttactcttaacaactgacatttttctgggtggaaagacatgctccaatttgattcccatttctgtaattcatctaattctctttgtaaaatatctgtgtcttgtgttgtttttattgttctatatattatgtaatcgtctgcaaataatctgacttttcttcctgaactaatgcaatttggtaaatcatttatgtaaattaaaaatagtagtggacccaagactgttccttgaggtacacctgagtttactgttatcggtgttgatttagagccatttattattacagtttgttctctccctatcagaaaatcttcaatccactgatgcagtggaccattaatgccataatattttaattttttaagcaaactatggtggtgaactttgtcaaaagccttggaaaaatctagtaagatatcatctatttgttcactattatctaaaccttttgaaaaatcatcaattagtcctattagttgtgtttcacatgatctatatttaataaagccatgttggtatggggcgaggacattatgtttgtctaagtggtttatgatgttgctacatattatgtgttctaggattttacatgtgatgctggtaagtgatactggtctgtagtttcctgagtcagatttttatccttttttaaataggctgagaatgctgatgcaaagtatttgtttaggatgtttgctttagtttcattatcattatgtaattATGtcatgttcatcttttaatggcgctatgcctgttgtttccattttcttagacttaatgtatgaccatagttttttgttgttatctttagatattacattgtttatgtattcactctgcagctgtctgcttactttttgggttaagtgtttaatttttatatactttttgtaaactctttctgccttagtttctttaaattttctatataggttttccttctgtttacaaagcttctttagtctattattaaaccagcatttatttattttgtttgatgtgtatttagttggtatatgattttctataatgcttttaagatggtttttaatgaaattccagaggtcatcgactggtaaTATGTACAGGGCGTGGTaatctttctttttcaaaaGAACGTctttaacttataagataagaatattaGAAAAccatgtattttataagataagaatataagAAAACCATGtagggttaatttttttttaaagaggaagCTAAGATAATCCAAGTATAtatgaattttaaataaaacgCACCGGAAGACACAAACAAGTCTGGGAATTTCTTCCGgtgacctatttttttttgtccaattaTCTTAGGGTTCCCCTAGCAGACGTACTTGTTTATCAAACATACATTTACTTGTAAATCCAACGTTCTCTTCTCATCTCGATATGTATGTATTGAAGGCTTGTTGTTAATATTGTAATGCGTTTACATACGTAAgctgtagatctaaatatcctcttttaaaaacatttgtaaaaaaaaaatatatataaattattatatttttattacttttgaatattctagatctttctttttttttttttgtgtgggtttaaaatgtttattgtaAGAGATCTGACTAACACGAGAGCGCAGACGATCTTCAGGACCACGCAATCGTTAGATCAACTCTCCCGCGCGCGCTCTCTATTTACTTCTGCTCGGCCAAGCCTCGTGGACCAGACGCCTTCTCGCGAGCAGACGTTGTAAACCACGGACGGGAAATGAAAGCGGCCATCCCGGCTTCCCCTAATGGCCTATTTTATCACAGATTAGGGATTCGAACGCGGGCTGCCTGTGATGTACACTTACGCGCTGCCAAACAGATGCGGGCGATAAGCGGTCACGTGGTTATCGAAGGCGCAGCTGGTTGTCTGTGTTTGGGGTGGAGCAGTTTTATGATAGCCAAGGGCATCTGAAGTATCTATCAGCAATAGAAGGTGTTTCCTTGCAACGAAACGAAGGCCTGGATCTAAAGTTAATCATTTCATTATTAAAAGGGGCCATCGTAGTTATGTTGTTTcatatttaagtaaaaaaaaaaagggaggtgcggtggttgagtggtaaaatgcttggcttccgaaccgattggtcccaggttcgaatcctagtggtAAAGCACATTTACCCGCCACAGCTCATCAGTTATTATAACAACTTTATTTAtctgtaaatgaaaaaaatacaagGAATGAGGGTTGTCGCCTACTAGTGGGAAATTATATTAGGGGGTCGCGTAACTAAAAAAGGTTAAGAACCGCTCTATCATAAGTTTATCATTGCGAATATAGGAGCATGAGCGAGTAGTCAGAACAAgatcaatttttacaaagcttatatcaactaatttgtttgtgtgtctgtctgtgtgtctgtctgtctggccaaaagtttctacacgttatttctccgagacccaatctcagattaagctgaaatttccaCCAActatttctttgacctgacaactcgagaattttttttttaaattaaacaattagctaattaactattggtaataaattactttgttttgtatttcaaacaagggaaagaaatagtacttgaccgAAGtcgtggtataagctgaattagtacCCTTGATATTGAGCTGCCGCCCGAGACTTAGTGAAcgcaaacatgaaatagaaacaatagataactctacaatcttacatgttcatagactcttcggtagcagagtggttaccgcttTGGCTTGAGAATACCCACATAtcgaattgaaaaaaaaaaataatttaaaaaagcgatcacccagctaccccgttctttctacccctttccaactggtccagacaagtgttaggatcatagcgtattgagaacgctaaaagcatgaaattttgattaacaaaaacaatcggtaaaaaaatatttctaaacgcctagatttattattgttagtctagatctattacaaatttaattacacgacttatccaaactaattgatacacattaatagaatttttttgaaaaatgtatattGCTTGTTAATGTTTATCACAAGGAACCAAGATCCCAGTGTTTATAGTTCATGGTTGTACTATTAGTTATTTGGTTACTATCAAAGCTGAAAGTTCGGCGCCATTCTCATGAGTTATacaatacaaattattttaaagttcatatcactggcggatccagggggggggggcggtaggggcgatcgcccccccccccactcgaccgacgaattttagtatagaagtcacacaatttgtatacgaatttattacttatgttaataatatatactaattatttatatttcaaactatgtttagattatttcgcccccaccctctagtatgttggccgattaggtggggtcgggagggggcgatagcatcaatccgcccccccccccaaccataaacttttgagtgggggggggagcggtccaatttatttgtagaaatcacagcttgccaaaagaatcaattaaatatctatatgattaaaacttgttattgatattttaaccgatctttatattatgtcgttcccctgttgtccgatttatgtgtgtgggaggggggggggcgaaccCTCTACTGCCCTCctacctaaaccctttgagtggggggggggcggtcctacttttatggagaaatcatagtttgtgagcaagattagttgcattgatatataaatttgatattatgtcgctctccttcaggtatcttggccgattcggtggggtaaggagggcggggggcgattgcatgtactgccctccctgCTCTAGCcatctgagtggggggggggcggtcatatttttatgaaggaatcatagtttgtgaacaaaaatagttgaatttctatataattgatatgtgaaaccatttctatattatgtcgcaccacactctaatctcaaattttatgattagtaaatataaaaggaaaaaggtgggAGGGGCCATACATGCACTCTCCTTTCCCTCATCGGACgaagcaataatttttctttttgtattatagttaagaaattacaaaatggaaaaaaaaaatcagccactaatataatttatatatgcaataaattaaattctcgtatcgagtggccccacccttattctttaatgccaaatgcaatcattagcagaaattataaaaaggagcgaggataaatcgttttcattctaccgcccctcccatttccagacagagtttatgtaatttcacatgaatttatcataattattttaagaaagactttgctttggaaaagttagagttcaaacaaaaattttcagtataagagtcacgattgagatgagtagccttttttccaacctctactcaatgtaatatttttctagttaaatttgggactataactcacaatctatgcttcaattttattgaatattatttatcaaatttttttttcggcggcgatcctcaaagccttaatctaaatatgtggggtatctgatcttttcaaggaacaaatcggttttatttgcaatgtattaaggtcgtctacattcaaattagaatatttttgaagtacaatattattcaaaaggtccttttttaataggatgaataatgaactttaggagaatgcgtttcttcagtgaagaatgcatgaaaacgctttatgcgtcggggctacgccccgaaactcactaattaataatgagctgtagatgtcaggagaatgcgtttcttcagcgaagaatgcaagaaaacgcttttagcgtcggggcttcgccccaaaacTCACTGATGgatagtgagctgtagttgtcaggagcaggcgtttctgcagtgaaaaatgcaagaaaacgctttttggcgttggggcttcgccccgaactccactgattaataatgtgctgtagatgtcaggagaatgcgtttcttcagtgaagaatgcatgaaaacgctttatgcgtcggggctacgccccgaaactcactgattaataatgagctgtagatgtcaggagaatgcgtttcttcagtgaagaatgcatgaaaacgctttatgcgtcggggctacgtcccgaaactcactgatgaatagtgagctgtagatgtcaggagcaggcgttcctgcagtgagaaatgcaagaaaacgctttttggcgtcggggcttcgccccgaactccactgatggataaagagctttagatgtcaggagaatgcgtttctgcagtgaagaatgcatgaaaatactgagaaatactgcttatttattcttatatatatatatatatatatatatatatatgtgtgtgtgctgtacgcacgtttatgcatagggttagggtttactgggcgttagggttagggtttggaaaaaaatcgcccccccccccactccaaagttctggatccgctagtggttcaTATAATGTATGCCAGTTGAGCTTTCCTACAAGCAAACTTCAATTATTAGCTAGAAAATGTTTCCTGAAATGTCAGCATATTATGTCATGCTACGAAATAGAAGATAAGAGTTTTAATCATACGAATATGTAACCTATAATATAATTGTAAGTCTGTTCTGGAGACAATATTTTTCATTAGCCTGGATTTCGGAATAAAATGTTTGCGTggattttaaatatatagttaTTATTAACAGCTTTTTTTCtggtttttataatttaaatatataggaaataaataaatgaatattttaattttacactttTAATTAATCTTAACTAAACAAATCTCAaagtttatttaatatatatgttaCCGGCAAAGTGCGAATGCCTCAAATCGTCAGGCAAAGTACAAAATGAATTCTTGAATACTTTGAACGACTgcgttgtaggcctactaggtaaaatttgaaacaaaagatATTCTATATTTTGTTATGTTGAAGGAGAATTTGTCGAATATGTAATCAAGGAAACTACAACTACTAAGAATGAATCACTTGACTAGATATTCATTTAAAACCCAATAACACGTTTCGTTGTAGTGATCGAGAAAAACACCAGACAAATTATCATTTTAAACAAGGCTTCATTTTTTGTCTGAAATATTGACAAATAATTACGTCATCAAAAATAGTGCTTCTACCTGATTATTATAAACTTGTCTTCAAATTGAACTTAATAACCAATGCAGTGGCGActattttacacaaaaatagacaagtatacatttttttttttaaagttttgttcgAAAGATAGACAGTTCTACGAAGTCATTGAGAAACTGAGGATAAATATATGAATTGTAGATCCTATGATGTGCTAacgatttttaaattaaatactttGTAAGTCAAGTTGATTTAACGTTCACACGGACATGTGTTTATTATCTTTCCTCCTTTTGTAAGGCTTTGTCTCTTTAATTGTCCTCCTGTCGGTTTGAAGGTTTCTGGTAAGCCACTttgggcatactttgcccggcgGTTCCGCCCGAActatgactcccgatgccgCCACTgcggagagagcgtcgaaacagtgtcgcatgtcttgtacgagtgtccccagctccgagaGCTAAGGGCGGACGTGTCTaggcagtcactcgacttgtctGGTAGCTACGAGGACTTTGAATacgagattgaccctttacaaaacaagtaGATCAATTAGATAGTCATTATAACACATCAGTTAggtaagagattgaccctttacaaaacaataacgTCAATTAGAT is part of the Biomphalaria glabrata chromosome 10, xgBioGlab47.1, whole genome shotgun sequence genome and harbors:
- the LOC129928748 gene encoding uncharacterized protein K02A2.6-like, giving the protein MAANWKRFRRDWDNYEKATKLTTETEDIRVATLMTIIGSEAADVFDSFGKGQETKINEILKSFEEFYVGRTNETYERYVFNTRRQEEDENIDSYITALKKLASSCNFDKLEESLIRDRIILGVRSEHLKMKLLQDDKLTLQKCIDVCRIYERSQRQMKDIREGRNEPLDKPTIERISTSKSGPKYRKEYQQSDKGPRQSKTCKFCKGDHEYIKEKCPAWGKSCHICGGRNHFASVCKKKIYSITQSKTRSNIDSDTEEDEVTLQTEWVMAMNGPKKHRMTAVMMINNQRVRFQVDSAADVNTINEKYVCPDQIVPTSQRLTMWNKTVMEPKGKATLVTTNLKTNEKFNVEYVVVPNDLTCLLGLSTLRKMELIHINEDRFIAKVEATGNKHQNIDTLGDLGVATLKIDKTVKPKVLPCRRIPIALKEKVRAQLNSLVQRGILERITEPTEWVSQMALVEKSDGSIRICIDPQPLNKALLREHYNLTTLEDILAEMGNAKIFSKVDIQEAFWHIKLDPDSSGLTAMATPFGRYKWNRLPFGLKVSSEVFQRHLNDALEGLTGCFNVVDDIMVIGKGDTVEEARKNHEENLSKLLNRLKEKNIRLNEKKSAFRKSEIVFLGHIISQSGIKPDPNKVRAITNLKTPEDITSVRRFCGMIQYLSRFIPGLSADLQPITELTKKHKLFVWSNDCEKAFNSVKQKISNHGTLSYFDPEKKVTIQADSSQNGLGAVLLQDDKPIAYTSRSLTEPQKKWAQIEKELLAVVVALEKFDQYTYGRTIIIQNDHKPLENILNKPLSCAPKRLQSLMMRLYRYDVQYQYTKGNRLQIADTLSRDPLPEQEDFPDTSINTVGLALPDIMLDKVKDAVKIDNEMQMLKQYILNGWPDKHHIVPELKQYWSLADVLTYEDGLLMKGERIIIPRALRKEVETKLHAAHLGYDAMMRRARDAVFWPGIAARIKEIANACQPCQQSKPANQKESLIQHNEGSNPWDKVGIDLFQIFDQQYLAIVDYYSNFIEVEHLHTTTSQVVIRKLKNLFARYGVPKVCISDFGPQFSSAEFTAFMAAWGVHHLKSSPGHHQSNGKAEAAVKILKNLMKKSKESKSDAYEALLEFRNTPRQDTNLSPAQMLFGRVTRTLLPRREHPARMSQQEAAAKREKRQQSVRKHYNQTARDMKLINVGQKVFYQSPNDTTWRQGRVCRKVNERAYIVEGENGFKYQRNRRHLRPDTTNNIDFYPDRESNCTDIFPDAENECSNSPPNAENTHRYSLRPRATLQKPSRYGDYV